GTAGAACAAGGTAGCATCGATGGCAGAAGGGTGCGGTGCGCGGCAAGGCCTCGTTCTTCCTCTTGAGCGCGTTTCTCAGAGCGAAGAAGAGACTGTTGCTCTCGGCGCCGAACTGGGTGCGCTTCTGGGAGCTGGGGACGTCGTGGCGCTGTTCGGCGAACTTGGAGCGGGAAAGACAAAATTCATCCAGGGGGTCTGCGAGGGACTGGGCGTGAAGCGTTTCGTATGCAGCCCCTCCTTTGTCCTCATCAATGAGTACCGAGGACGATTGCCGGTGTACCATTTTGATTTCTATCGAATTCGTGGCCAGGAAGAGCTGGCGGAACTGGGACTGGAGGAGTACTTCTACGGGGAAGGGGTTTGTTTGGTAGAATGGGCCGAGAGGGCGCTCCATCTGCTGCCGGAAGAGCGCGTGGAGGTGACGATTGCTACTTGTGGTGTCGCTGAACCGACTTGCCGGCGCATTGTCATCAGGC
The DNA window shown above is from candidate division KSB1 bacterium and carries:
- the tsaE gene encoding tRNA (adenosine(37)-N6)-threonylcarbamoyltransferase complex ATPase subunit type 1 TsaE, whose translation is MAEGCGARQGLVLPLERVSQSEEETVALGAELGALLGAGDVVALFGELGAGKTKFIQGVCEGLGVKRFVCSPSFVLINEYRGRLPVYHFDFYRIRGQEELAELGLEEYFYGEGVCLVEWAERALHLLPEERVEVTIATCGVAEPTCRRIVIRRVDSGASPSPGRKE